GATTAGAGCGGGTAATGAATTAAAAACAGGAAAATAATAGAATGGTTATGCAACTATAATGGGTACTCGTAACACAGGATGTTACGAGTACCCATTATAGTTGCATATCGTTATAAACTCCAATCCACAGGTTCAATACCCGCTTTTGCCAGCATTTCATTTGTCTTAGAAAAGTGCCTGCAACCAAAGAATCCTTTATCAGCACTGAAAGGCGATGGATGCGCCGCTTTCAGAATATGGTGCTTGGTAGCATCTATCAGTACCTGTTTGTCCTGAGCAAACCGTCCCCAAAGAATAAATACCACATCTTTTTTATTTTCTGACACTTTTCTGATTACCGCATCCGTAAAGTTTTCCCAGCCGACTTTTGAGTGAGAAGCGGGTTCATTGGCGCGGACAGTGAGAAATGCATTCAGGAGCAATACGCCATGCTCTGCCCATTTGGTGAGGTTCCCTCCTTGTGGAATAGGCAGGCCAAGGTCAGCATGCAGCTCCTTAAAAATATTCACAAGGGAAGGTGGAGGTTTAACGCCATCCTGTACAGAAAAACATAAACCATGTGCTTGTCCGGGACCGTGATAAGGGTCTTGTCCTAATAAAACAACTTTAACTTTATCGAAGGGAGTCTTGTCGAAAGCATTGAAAATAAGGTTGCCAGGAGGGTAAATGGTGCGGTTCAAAGCCTTCTCCTGCTTGAGATGGAGGGCGATTTGTTC
This Chitinophaga sancti DNA region includes the following protein-coding sequences:
- the ung gene encoding uracil-DNA glycosylase, with the translated sequence MDVKIEASWKEVLKDEFQKSYFEQIALHLKQEKALNRTIYPPGNLIFNAFDKTPFDKVKVVLLGQDPYHGPGQAHGLCFSVQDGVKPPPSLVNIFKELHADLGLPIPQGGNLTKWAEHGVLLLNAFLTVRANEPASHSKVGWENFTDAVIRKVSENKKDVVFILWGRFAQDKQVLIDATKHHILKAAHPSPFSADKGFFGCRHFSKTNEMLAKAGIEPVDWSL